In Streptomyces chartreusis, the following proteins share a genomic window:
- a CDS encoding non-ribosomal peptide synthetase — protein MTSTTPVHGSALAEVWPLSPLQEGLLFHAEYGGQGPDLYTIQRTDLLSGPIDSGRLRASWRALLNRHSALRASFHRRKSGRTVQLIPREVALRWREADLSDTDLTEEEALAEVRRLAAEERAERFDLAKAPLLRLLLVRLSPERHWTVMTSHHILLDGWSMPVMLTELAEIYAADGDASGLGPAPTFRDHLAWLSRQDKDSASHAWREELADADGPTLVAPAGPDHSSVLPERHGLTLSDELSDALTTLSRRHGLTVNTVMQGAWAMLLARLTGRTDVVFGATVAGRPAELPGVESMVGLFINSVPVRVRLDADRPLLRLLTELQARQSALLPHQHLSLPEIQRVGGPGAVFDAMLMFENYPLPPDEAPAPGALAFTHLEGRQATHYALTLGVMPGSPMRLHVTYRPDAIDADVAQDLLGRLEWVLEQLVSDPSVLVGRVGLVGRLERGLVVEGWNATAGDVPSGSSVLEMFRARVAQAPEAVAVVDGERQVSYGELDADSNRVAVYLQGRGVGRGDRVAVRLERSIDLIGALLGVWKAGAAYVPVDSAYPAERVAFMVEDSAPVLTIDDPSAFTAEGEPEAVETAGGDIAYVMYTSGSTGTPKGVAVPHASVAALVGEPGWGVGPGDAVLFHAPHAFDISLFEVWVPLASGGRIVVAERSMAVDDAAVRRHIADGVTHVHVTAGLFRVLAEEAPDCFDGVHEVLTGGDVVPLEAVERVRAACPDVRVRHLYGPTEVSLCATWHLFEPGEEQGDVLPLGRPLNNRQVYVLDPFLQPVPPGVTGELYIAGAGLARGYLGRAGLSAERFVASPFADGERMYRTGDLVRWTTGVELVFVGRADAQVKIRGFRVELGEVEAALAAQPAVAQAVVIAREDRPGEKRLVGYLVPSGGEPDTEAVRASLADKLPEYMVPAALVVLDALPLTVNGKVDLKALPAPEFAASASREPRTAAEELLCELFAEVLGRERVGAADSFFELGGDSIMSMQLAARGTRRGVVFSAQDVFEHETPAGIAAVAQLEADGEAARDIATGPVPPTPALAASGPTAARPGFAQWMVVGAPPVLDVETLTAGLGVLLDTHDMLRARVVEGPRLVVEERGGVDPSSLVSVLRVTDPGELDGAVERAARAAAGRLDPAAGVLVRLVWVDAGPGCVGRLVLVAHHLVVDGVSWRILLPDLRAACEAAARGRAAEPGGQGRAVEPRGRGTAAEPGAMGKTVEPSAVGTSFRRWAALLESEARREERVAELEGWRAMLAGGDAPIGGRALDPARDTAGTLERHAWTVAAPQARVIVGRTPGVFHCGVHEVLLATLAAAVVEWRTGTDHDVLVDVEGHGRTAVSGAELSRTVGWFTSVHPVRIDLTGVDVADASAGGAAAGALLKTVKEQSRAIPGDGLGYGLLRHLNPDTASVLAQLPTPQVGFNYLGRFPAPATEAAAWQPAGLTALGGSNDPDMPVKHALGAGAVIRDSAEGPELTLLLSHPSGPLDAASVQELGRIWLRLLDGLAAHTEDPSAGGHTASDFPLLRLDQDEVDELEAEFADEHP, from the coding sequence GTGACGTCCACAACCCCGGTCCACGGCTCGGCGCTCGCCGAGGTGTGGCCCCTCTCTCCGTTGCAGGAAGGTTTGCTCTTCCACGCCGAGTACGGCGGGCAGGGGCCCGACCTCTACACGATCCAGCGCACCGACCTGCTGAGCGGACCCATCGACTCAGGCCGGCTACGCGCCTCCTGGCGGGCCCTGTTGAACCGGCACTCCGCCCTGCGCGCCAGCTTCCACCGCCGCAAGTCGGGCCGGACCGTACAGCTCATACCGCGCGAGGTCGCCCTGCGCTGGCGCGAGGCCGATCTGTCGGACACGGACCTGACCGAGGAGGAAGCGCTCGCCGAGGTGCGGCGGCTGGCCGCCGAGGAGCGGGCGGAGCGGTTCGACCTCGCCAAGGCGCCCCTGCTGCGGCTGCTGCTCGTCCGGCTGTCCCCCGAGCGGCACTGGACCGTGATGACCTCCCATCACATCCTGCTGGACGGCTGGTCGATGCCGGTCATGCTCACCGAACTCGCCGAGATCTACGCGGCCGACGGTGATGCCTCGGGACTCGGCCCGGCACCCACCTTCCGCGACCACCTCGCCTGGCTGTCCCGACAGGACAAGGACAGTGCGAGCCATGCGTGGCGCGAGGAGCTGGCCGACGCCGACGGCCCCACCCTCGTCGCTCCGGCCGGCCCGGACCACTCATCGGTGCTGCCCGAGAGGCATGGGCTGACCCTCTCCGACGAACTCTCCGACGCCCTCACCACCCTGTCCCGCCGCCACGGCCTGACCGTCAACACCGTGATGCAGGGCGCCTGGGCGATGCTCCTCGCCCGGCTGACCGGCCGCACGGACGTCGTCTTCGGCGCGACCGTCGCCGGCCGTCCCGCCGAACTCCCCGGCGTCGAGTCGATGGTGGGCCTGTTCATCAACAGCGTGCCGGTACGGGTCCGCCTCGACGCCGACCGGCCCCTGCTGCGCCTGCTGACCGAGCTGCAGGCCCGCCAGTCCGCGCTCCTGCCCCACCAGCACCTCAGCCTGCCCGAGATCCAACGGGTGGGCGGGCCGGGCGCCGTGTTCGACGCCATGCTGATGTTCGAGAACTACCCGCTGCCGCCCGACGAGGCGCCCGCGCCCGGAGCGCTCGCCTTCACCCACCTGGAGGGCCGGCAGGCCACCCACTACGCGCTGACCCTCGGCGTGATGCCGGGCAGCCCCATGCGGCTCCACGTGACCTACCGGCCCGACGCGATCGACGCCGACGTGGCCCAGGACCTGCTGGGCCGGCTGGAGTGGGTGCTGGAGCAGCTGGTCTCCGATCCGTCCGTGCTGGTGGGCCGCGTCGGACTGGTGGGACGCCTGGAGCGCGGGCTGGTGGTGGAGGGCTGGAACGCCACCGCCGGTGACGTCCCCTCGGGCTCCTCGGTACTGGAGATGTTCCGCGCACGGGTGGCGCAGGCGCCGGAGGCGGTGGCTGTCGTCGACGGTGAGCGGCAGGTGTCGTACGGAGAGCTGGACGCGGACTCCAACCGGGTGGCGGTCTACTTGCAGGGCCGTGGGGTGGGCCGGGGCGACCGTGTCGCGGTCCGGCTGGAGCGGTCGATCGACCTGATCGGGGCACTGCTGGGGGTGTGGAAGGCGGGGGCGGCCTACGTCCCGGTGGACAGTGCCTATCCCGCGGAGCGCGTCGCGTTCATGGTGGAGGACTCCGCGCCCGTCCTGACGATCGACGACCCCTCGGCCTTCACCGCCGAAGGCGAGCCCGAGGCGGTGGAGACGGCCGGGGGCGACATCGCGTACGTGATGTACACGTCCGGTTCGACGGGGACGCCGAAGGGCGTCGCCGTGCCGCACGCGAGCGTGGCGGCGCTGGTGGGGGAGCCGGGCTGGGGCGTCGGCCCCGGTGACGCGGTGCTGTTCCATGCCCCGCACGCCTTCGACATCTCGTTGTTCGAGGTGTGGGTGCCGCTGGCGAGCGGCGGTCGGATCGTCGTCGCCGAGCGCTCCATGGCCGTGGACGATGCGGCCGTTCGGCGGCACATCGCCGACGGGGTGACGCATGTGCACGTCACCGCTGGACTGTTCCGGGTGCTGGCCGAAGAGGCGCCCGACTGCTTCGACGGCGTCCACGAGGTCCTCACCGGTGGTGACGTCGTACCCCTGGAGGCGGTGGAGCGGGTCCGCGCGGCCTGCCCCGATGTGCGCGTCCGGCATCTCTACGGACCCACCGAGGTCTCCTTGTGCGCGACCTGGCATCTGTTCGAACCCGGCGAGGAGCAGGGGGACGTGCTGCCGCTCGGACGGCCGCTCAACAACCGTCAGGTGTACGTCCTCGATCCCTTCCTCCAGCCGGTGCCACCCGGCGTGACGGGTGAGCTGTACATCGCCGGCGCCGGGCTCGCCCGAGGCTATCTGGGACGGGCCGGGCTGTCGGCCGAGCGGTTCGTGGCGAGCCCGTTCGCGGACGGGGAGCGGATGTACCGGACCGGCGACCTGGTGCGCTGGACCACTGGCGTCGAGCTGGTCTTCGTGGGCCGTGCGGACGCGCAGGTGAAGATCCGTGGCTTCCGGGTCGAACTCGGCGAGGTCGAAGCCGCGTTGGCCGCGCAACCCGCGGTCGCCCAGGCCGTCGTGATCGCCCGGGAGGACCGGCCCGGCGAGAAACGGCTCGTCGGATACCTCGTACCTAGCGGCGGGGAGCCGGACACCGAGGCCGTACGCGCTTCGCTGGCCGACAAGCTGCCGGAGTACATGGTCCCGGCCGCCCTCGTCGTGCTCGACGCCCTGCCCCTGACCGTAAACGGCAAGGTCGACCTAAAGGCGCTGCCCGCACCGGAGTTCGCAGCCTCCGCGAGCCGGGAGCCGCGCACCGCCGCCGAGGAGCTCCTGTGCGAACTGTTCGCCGAGGTGCTGGGCCGGGAGCGGGTCGGGGCCGCCGACAGCTTCTTCGAACTGGGCGGCGACTCCATCATGTCGATGCAGCTCGCCGCGCGTGGCACGCGCCGGGGTGTGGTGTTCAGCGCGCAGGACGTGTTCGAGCACGAGACTCCCGCAGGAATCGCCGCAGTGGCGCAGCTGGAGGCGGACGGCGAGGCAGCCCGGGACATCGCCACGGGCCCCGTTCCGCCGACGCCCGCCCTCGCGGCCTCCGGACCCACCGCCGCCCGTCCCGGGTTCGCCCAGTGGATGGTGGTCGGTGCCCCGCCGGTGCTGGACGTGGAGACGCTCACCGCAGGGCTCGGCGTACTGCTCGACACGCACGACATGCTGCGTGCCCGGGTCGTGGAAGGGCCGAGGCTCGTGGTGGAGGAACGGGGCGGCGTCGATCCGTCCTCGCTGGTCTCCGTGCTCCGGGTGACCGACCCCGGTGAGCTGGACGGGGCCGTCGAGCGGGCCGCCCGGGCGGCTGCGGGGCGGCTCGACCCGGCGGCCGGAGTGTTGGTGCGGCTGGTCTGGGTGGACGCCGGTCCCGGTTGCGTGGGGCGGCTGGTCCTCGTCGCGCACCATCTCGTCGTCGACGGGGTGTCGTGGCGGATCCTGCTGCCGGACCTGCGGGCAGCGTGCGAGGCGGCCGCGCGGGGACGGGCGGCCGAACCGGGCGGGCAGGGCAGGGCGGTTGAACCGCGCGGGCGGGGCACGGCGGCCGAACCGGGCGCGATGGGCAAGACGGTCGAACCGAGCGCGGTGGGAACGTCGTTCCGGCGCTGGGCCGCGCTGCTGGAGTCCGAGGCCCGGCGCGAGGAACGGGTCGCCGAGCTGGAGGGCTGGCGGGCGATGCTCGCCGGTGGCGACGCGCCGATCGGCGGCAGGGCGCTCGACCCGGCCCGCGACACCGCCGGCACCCTCGAACGCCATGCCTGGACCGTGGCCGCACCACAGGCACGAGTGATCGTCGGACGCACCCCCGGCGTCTTCCACTGCGGTGTCCACGAAGTCCTCCTCGCCACGCTCGCCGCAGCCGTCGTAGAGTGGCGCACCGGTACAGACCATGACGTTCTGGTGGATGTCGAAGGCCACGGCCGTACGGCGGTGTCCGGCGCGGAACTGTCCCGAACGGTCGGCTGGTTCACCAGCGTCCACCCGGTACGGATCGACCTGACCGGCGTCGACGTGGCGGACGCGTCGGCCGGGGGAGCGGCGGCGGGCGCACTGCTGAAGACGGTGAAGGAGCAGTCCCGGGCGATCCCCGGTGACGGCCTCGGCTACGGGTTGCTGCGTCACCTCAACCCCGACACTGCATCGGTCCTGGCTCAACTCCCCACCCCCCAGGTGGGCTTCAACTATCTCGGCCGATTCCCCGCCCCCGCCACCGAAGCGGCCGCATGGCAGCCCGCAGGGCTCACCGCCCTCGGCGGCTCGAACGACCCGGACATGCCCGTCAAGCACGCCCTCGGCGCGGGAGCGGTGATCCGCGACAGCGCCGAAGGCCCCGAACTCACCCTCCTGTTGAGCCACCCCTCCGGCCCGCTCGACGCCGCCTCGGTCCAAGAGCTCGGCCGGATCTGGCTACGGCTGCTGGACGGCCTGGCCGCGCACACCGAGGACCCGTCGGCCGGCGGTCACACCGCGTCCGACTTCCCTCTCCTCCGCCTCGACCAGGACGAAGTGGACGAGCTCGAAGCCGAGTTCGCCGACGAGCACCCGTAG
- a CDS encoding non-ribosomal peptide synthetase produces MNGTSVAAPVSVLELFRARVVEAPDAVAVVEGGRQVSYGELDAASDRVAAYLRDREVGRGDRVAVRLERSADLIGVLLGVWKAGAAYVPVDGAYPAERVAFVLEDSAPAVTIDEVVEGAGGAPSVALDGDDLAYVMYTSGSTGTPKGVAVPHGSVAALVGDPGWGVGPGDAVLFHAPHAFDISLFEVWVPLVSGARVVIAEPGVAVDAAAVRRHITAGVTHVHVTAGLFRVLAEEEPDCFTGAREVLTGGDVVPLEAVERVRAACSDVRVRHLYGPTESTLCATWHLVEPGDDTARVLPIGHPLANRHVHVLDDSLRRVAPGVTGELYIAGAGLARGYLERAGLSAERFVACPFADGARMYRTGDLARWTEDGELVFAGRADAQVKIRGFRVELGEVEAALAAQSAVAQAVVVAREDRPGEKRLVGYLVPDGDHLDEGQVRARLAQTLPDYMVPAALVVLDALPLTVNGKVDHKALPAPEFAATTGREPRTPAETLLCELFADVLGREHVGVADSFFELGGDSIMSMQLAARGNRKGIAFSAQDVFEHETPAAIATVAQLEVTPDTKAPQADAPLLDLSADESAELEALVPGLAEIWPLTPLQEGLLFHAAYDEQGPDVYEGQWTLELSGRLDAARLRAAWNGVAARHATLRAGFHRLASGRLVQGVVADAAIPWREVDLSGLGAEETAARLAETAAREQTERFDPARPPLLRLVLVRMSDERHRLIVVTHHILFDGWSMSVVLNEVAALYASGGDDSALGPAPSFRDHLAWLARQDKEAALTAWRAELAGVDEPTLVDPQERAQDSADAGFLTREFPRDFTARLVAFARAGGLTVNTLLQGAWALVLSRLTGSTDIVFGAPVAARPTELPGVEGMVGVFMNTVPVRVPLDGEQRMLDMLTALQGRQSALIGSHHVGLSELQKLTGSRSAFDSVLVFENYPRAVGSAESHDGLRTDHVSTVEGTHYPLTLGIVLADHLQVRLAHRLAVFSETDAEGLVHALTRVLEQVITDPSMPVGRMAVPGVAADPTPLPDAPEAHPDTSPLPPHRFTDQAARTPTATALIAAERELTYAELARDAERLAHHLAVRGIGPDTRVAVLAPRSVELITALLGIALAGGAYVPVDPDHPADRIAFVLADAAPAAVLCTTRTRPMVPEGFTGQVLTLDEDRPEGDFDDDRTLTPPDADHIAYVIHTSGSTGTPKGAAVTWGGLRNLVADRIERYGIGTDTRLVQLVSPSFDVSMADIWPTLCAGGRLVLAPPGGHTTGDELGDLLADHRITHAVMPAVQLTHLPDRELPALRVLVSGGDALPADTRRRWAARCDLHNEYGVTEATVVSTVTAPLDDAGPLTIGRPIARAGVHVLDGFLRPVPPGVTGELYVTGTGLARGYLRRPALTAHRFVADPRTGGGRMYRTGDLVRHTHGGELVFLGRADEQVKLRGHRIEPGEVEAALADHADVEQAVAAIHDARLIGYVVPADGRDPDPSAVRAHASRTLPDYMVPAAVVVLDELPLTPNGKLDREALPQPDFASEAVGRAPRTPAEEVFCTAVAETLGLDRVGADDSFFVLGGDSITSLQLVTRARQAGLVVTPRQIFDEKTPERLALVAEPVGTTDRGSDADDGAGEVPWTPAAHFLGERVTGGAFAQWTILATPPGLRKDALDTVLTALVETHAMLRARVTEDDAGPRLIAGGTDSVDTAGLLARVDATGTPGELADATEAAAREAVARLDPSTGAMIRAVWLDAGPERAGRLVLAVHHLAVDGVSWRILLPDLREAYEAAIAGHSPRPAPVPTSYRRWTHLLAAEAHSDHRVAELPSWAALLRDATPLPGIPTLDPARDTAATVRHTSWTLRNNDTATLVGRTAAQFHCGVHDILLATLAGAVAHWRDDPYAPVLVNVEGHGRTPLDGADLSRTVGWFTSAHPVRLDVSGVDLFGVMDGERAAGLLLKSVKEQIRAVPGDGLGYGLLRYLNAETAPVLAELPLPQVGFNYLGRFDARAGGSVRAGASVPWEPATPRALYSSDDPRMPLPHALEAGAVVRDTRHGPELTLTLSRPARVLADDAADSLGRIWLALLRGLAAHSESPAVGGHTPSDFPLLDLDQDEVEQLEAIAADLEGGLSR; encoded by the coding sequence ATGAACGGCACATCGGTGGCAGCGCCCGTCTCGGTGCTGGAGTTGTTCCGCGCACGGGTGGTTGAGGCACCGGATGCGGTGGCTGTCGTCGAGGGCGGGCGGCAGGTGTCGTACGGGGAGTTGGACGCGGCGTCTGACCGGGTGGCAGCGTATCTGCGAGACCGTGAGGTCGGCCGGGGTGACCGGGTGGCCGTACGGCTGGAACGTTCCGCCGACCTGATCGGCGTGCTGCTGGGCGTGTGGAAGGCGGGGGCGGCTTATGTCCCGGTGGACGGTGCCTATCCGGCGGAGCGTGTCGCGTTCGTGCTGGAGGATTCCGCACCTGCAGTGACGATCGACGAGGTCGTCGAGGGCGCGGGCGGTGCGCCGTCAGTTGCGTTGGACGGCGATGATCTCGCGTATGTGATGTACACGTCCGGTTCGACGGGGACGCCGAAGGGTGTTGCCGTGCCGCACGGGAGTGTGGCGGCGCTGGTGGGGGATCCCGGTTGGGGTGTCGGTCCCGGCGACGCGGTTCTCTTCCATGCCCCGCATGCCTTCGACATCTCGTTGTTCGAGGTGTGGGTGCCGCTGGTGAGCGGGGCCCGGGTGGTCATCGCCGAGCCGGGTGTGGCGGTGGACGCCGCGGCGGTACGGCGGCATATCACTGCCGGTGTGACCCATGTGCACGTCACCGCCGGGCTGTTCAGGGTGCTGGCGGAGGAGGAGCCCGACTGCTTCACCGGCGCCCGCGAGGTCCTGACCGGCGGCGATGTCGTACCCCTGGAGGCGGTGGAGCGGGTCCGCGCCGCCTGCTCTGATGTACGCGTCCGGCACCTGTACGGCCCCACGGAATCGACTCTGTGCGCCACTTGGCACCTCGTCGAGCCGGGCGACGACACCGCTCGGGTACTGCCGATCGGCCACCCGCTCGCCAACCGTCACGTCCACGTACTCGACGATTCGCTCCGGCGCGTCGCCCCCGGCGTGACGGGTGAGTTGTACATCGCCGGGGCGGGACTCGCCCGTGGGTACTTGGAGCGGGCGGGGCTGTCGGCCGAGCGGTTCGTGGCCTGCCCGTTCGCGGACGGGGCGCGGATGTACCGGACCGGTGATCTCGCTCGCTGGACGGAAGACGGCGAGCTCGTCTTCGCCGGCCGCGCGGACGCGCAGGTGAAGATCCGTGGCTTCCGCGTCGAACTCGGCGAGGTGGAAGCCGCGTTGGCGGCGCAGTCTGCTGTCGCCCAGGCCGTCGTGGTCGCCCGTGAGGACCGGCCCGGCGAGAAACGGCTCGTCGGATACCTCGTCCCCGATGGCGATCACCTCGACGAGGGCCAGGTACGCGCGCGTCTCGCACAGACCCTGCCCGACTACATGGTCCCGGCCGCCCTCGTCGTACTCGACGCCCTGCCCCTGACCGTCAACGGCAAGGTCGACCACAAGGCCCTGCCCGCGCCGGAGTTCGCCGCCACCACCGGCCGTGAACCCCGTACGCCGGCCGAGACCCTCCTCTGCGAGCTGTTCGCGGACGTCCTGGGCCGCGAACACGTCGGAGTGGCGGACAGCTTCTTCGAGCTGGGTGGCGACTCCATCATGTCGATGCAGCTCGCCGCACGAGGCAACCGCAAGGGCATCGCCTTCAGCGCCCAGGACGTCTTCGAGCACGAAACGCCAGCCGCCATCGCCACCGTGGCACAGCTCGAAGTCACCCCTGACACGAAGGCACCGCAGGCCGATGCCCCGCTGCTCGACCTCAGCGCGGACGAGTCCGCCGAGCTGGAGGCCCTGGTTCCCGGCCTCGCCGAGATCTGGCCGCTCACACCGCTACAGGAAGGGCTGCTCTTCCACGCCGCGTACGACGAGCAGGGCCCCGATGTCTACGAGGGCCAGTGGACGCTTGAACTGAGCGGGCGGCTCGATGCCGCCCGACTGCGGGCGGCCTGGAACGGTGTGGCGGCACGGCACGCGACCCTGCGGGCCGGCTTCCACCGGCTTGCGTCGGGACGGCTGGTCCAAGGTGTCGTGGCGGACGCTGCGATCCCGTGGCGGGAGGTCGATCTCTCCGGGCTCGGCGCGGAGGAGACGGCGGCACGGCTCGCCGAGACGGCCGCGCGGGAGCAGACGGAACGCTTCGACCCGGCCCGCCCCCCGCTGCTGCGACTCGTCCTCGTCCGGATGTCCGACGAGCGTCACCGGCTCATAGTCGTCACGCACCACATCCTCTTCGACGGCTGGTCCATGTCCGTCGTCCTGAACGAGGTCGCCGCGCTGTACGCCTCCGGCGGCGACGACTCCGCGCTCGGGCCGGCACCGTCCTTCAGGGACCATCTGGCCTGGCTGGCGCGGCAGGACAAGGAGGCCGCGCTCACGGCGTGGCGGGCCGAGCTGGCCGGCGTCGACGAACCCACCCTCGTCGATCCCCAGGAACGGGCGCAGGACTCGGCCGACGCCGGATTCCTGACCCGCGAGTTCCCGCGGGACTTCACCGCCCGGCTGGTCGCCTTCGCCCGAGCCGGTGGGCTGACGGTCAACACGCTGCTCCAGGGCGCTTGGGCGTTGGTGCTCTCGCGGCTCACGGGCAGCACCGACATCGTGTTCGGCGCGCCCGTCGCGGCCCGGCCCACCGAACTGCCGGGCGTCGAGGGCATGGTCGGGGTGTTCATGAACACCGTGCCCGTCCGGGTACCGCTCGACGGCGAGCAGCGGATGCTGGACATGCTGACCGCGCTGCAAGGCCGCCAGTCCGCCCTGATCGGCTCCCATCACGTGGGGCTCTCGGAACTGCAGAAGCTCACCGGGTCCCGGTCCGCCTTCGACTCGGTTCTGGTCTTCGAGAACTACCCTCGGGCGGTCGGCTCCGCCGAATCCCACGACGGCCTTCGGACGGACCATGTCTCGACCGTGGAGGGCACCCACTACCCGCTGACGCTGGGGATCGTCCTCGCCGACCACCTCCAGGTCCGCCTCGCCCATCGCCTCGCCGTGTTCTCGGAAACGGACGCCGAGGGCCTGGTGCACGCCCTGACGCGTGTGCTGGAGCAGGTGATCACGGATCCGTCGATGCCGGTGGGACGGATGGCCGTGCCCGGCGTCGCCGCCGATCCCACCCCGCTGCCGGACGCCCCTGAAGCACACCCGGACACCTCCCCGCTCCCACCCCACCGCTTCACCGACCAGGCTGCACGAACTCCCACGGCCACCGCCCTCATCGCGGCCGAGCGCGAGCTGACGTACGCCGAACTGGCCCGTGACGCCGAGCGCCTCGCCCACCACCTCGCCGTACGCGGCATCGGCCCCGACACCCGCGTGGCCGTCCTGGCGCCCCGCTCGGTGGAGCTGATCACCGCCCTGCTCGGCATCGCGCTCGCGGGCGGCGCGTACGTTCCCGTCGACCCCGACCACCCCGCCGACCGCATCGCCTTTGTGCTCGCCGACGCCGCACCCGCTGCGGTGCTCTGCACGACCCGGACCCGGCCTATGGTGCCGGAGGGGTTCACGGGCCAGGTGCTCACCCTTGACGAAGACCGACCGGAGGGCGACTTCGACGACGACCGGACGCTCACTCCACCCGACGCCGACCACATCGCGTACGTCATCCACACCTCCGGTTCCACCGGCACGCCCAAGGGCGCCGCCGTCACCTGGGGCGGGCTGCGGAACCTGGTCGCCGATCGGATCGAGCGGTACGGCATCGGCACGGACACCCGACTCGTGCAGCTGGTATCGCCGAGCTTCGACGTGTCGATGGCGGACATCTGGCCGACGCTGTGCGCGGGGGGCCGTCTGGTGCTCGCCCCGCCGGGCGGGCACACCACCGGCGACGAGCTCGGCGACCTGCTGGCCGACCACCGCATCACCCACGCCGTGATGCCCGCCGTCCAGCTCACCCACCTCCCGGACCGAGAACTGCCCGCGCTGCGCGTGCTGGTGAGCGGCGGCGACGCCCTCCCGGCGGACACCCGACGGCGTTGGGCGGCCCGCTGCGACCTTCACAACGAGTACGGCGTCACCGAGGCGACCGTCGTCTCCACCGTCACCGCCCCGCTGGACGACGCGGGCCCGCTGACGATCGGCCGCCCGATCGCGCGCGCCGGCGTCCACGTCCTGGACGGCTTCCTGCGGCCGGTGCCGCCGGGTGTGACGGGCGAGCTGTACGTGACCGGCACCGGCCTGGCCCGCGGCTACCTCCGTAGGCCGGCGCTCACCGCCCACCGGTTCGTCGCCGACCCGCGCACCGGCGGCGGGCGGATGTACCGCACCGGCGACCTCGTCCGGCACACCCACGGCGGCGAGTTGGTGTTCCTCGGACGGGCCGACGAGCAGGTCAAGCTGCGCGGGCACCGGATCGAGCCGGGCGAGGTAGAGGCCGCGCTCGCCGACCACGCCGACGTCGAGCAGGCGGTCGCGGCGATCCACGACGCCCGGCTCATCGGTTACGTCGTGCCTGCCGACGGGCGCGATCCCGACCCCTCGGCCGTACGCGCCCACGCCTCCCGCACGCTCCCCGACTACATGGTCCCGGCCGCCGTGGTGGTCCTCGACGAGCTGCCCCTGACCCCGAACGGCAAGCTGGACCGCGAGGCCCTGCCGCAGCCCGACTTCGCCTCCGAAGCCGTCGGCCGGGCACCGAGGACCCCCGCCGAGGAGGTCTTCTGCACCGCCGTCGCCGAGACGCTCGGACTCGACCGTGTCGGCGCCGACGACAGCTTCTTCGTGCTCGGCGGCGACTCCATCACCTCGCTGCAACTCGTCACCCGGGCCCGGCAGGCCGGACTGGTCGTCACGCCCCGGCAGATCTTCGACGAGAAGACCCCCGAGCGGCTCGCCCTCGTCGCCGAGCCCGTCGGCACCACTGATCGCGGATCCGACGCCGACGACGGTGCGGGCGAGGTGCCCTGGACGCCCGCCGCCCACTTCCTGGGCGAGCGGGTCACGGGCGGCGCCTTCGCGCAGTGGACGATCCTCGCCACGCCACCCGGGCTCCGTAAGGACGCCCTCGACACCGTTCTCACGGCCCTCGTCGAGACCCACGCCATGCTCCGCGCCCGGGTGACGGAAGACGACGCCGGGCCACGACTGATCGCCGGCGGCACGGACTCCGTGGACACCGCAGGTCTCCTTGCCCGCGTGGACGCGACCGGTACCCCGGGCGAACTCGCCGACGCCACCGAGGCGGCCGCCCGCGAGGCCGTGGCCCGGCTCGACCCGTCGACCGGGGCGATGATCAGGGCCGTATGGCTGGACGCGGGACCCGAGCGGGCCGGGCGGCTGGTCCTCGCCGTGCACCACCTCGCCGTCGACGGGGTGTCGTGGCGGATCCTCCTGCCCGACCTGAGGGAGGCGTACGAGGCCGCGATCGCCGGTCACTCCCCGCGTCCCGCCCCGGTCCCCACCTCGTACAGGCGCTGGACGCATCTGCTGGCCGCGGAGGCGCACAGCGATCACCGTGTCGCCGAACTGCCCTCCTGGGCAGCTCTGTTGAGGGACGCCACTCCGCTGCCCGGCATACCGACCCTCGACCCGGCCCGGGACACGGCGGCGACCGTACGCCACACGTCCTGGACCCTGCGGAACAACGACACCGCCACCCTCGTCGGCCGGACGGCGGCCCAGTTCCACTGCGGTGTCCACGACATCCTGCTCGCCACGCTGGCGGGAGCCGTCGCCCACTGGCGTGACGACCCCTACGCGCCGGTCCTGGTGAACGTCGAAGGCCACGGCCGTACGCCGTTGGACGGTGCCGATCTCTCCCGTACCGTCGGCTGGTTCACCAGCGCCCACCCCGTACGGCTCGACGTCAGTGGCGTGGACCTCTTCGGGGTGATGGACGGCGAGAGGGCCGCGGGGCTGCTGCTGAAGTCCGTCAAGGAGCAGATCCGTGCCGTGCCCGGTGACGGGCTGGGGTACGGGCTGTTGCGGTACCTCAATGCCGAGACCGCGCCGGTCCTGGCCGAACTGCCCCTACCCCAGGTCGGATTCAACTACCTGGGCCGGTTCGACGCCCGGGCCGGCGGATCCGTCCGCGCGGGCGCGAGCGTGCCGTGGGAGCCGGCGACTCCGCGGGCCCTGTACAGCTCCGACGATCCGCGCATGCCCCTGCCGCACGCCCTGGAGGCCGGTGCCGTCGTCCGCGACACCCGCCACGGCCCCGAACTGACCCTCACCCTCAGCCGCCCGGCGCGGGTGCTGGCCGACGATGCCGCGGACTCCCTCGGCCGTATCTGGCTGGCGCTGCTGCGGGGGCTGGCGGCCCACTCGGAGAGCCCGGCGGTCGGCGGCCACACACCGTCCGACTTCCCCCTGCTGGACCTGGACCAGGACGAGGTCGAGCAGCTCGAAGCGATCGCAGCGGACCTCGAAGGAGGCCTGTCCCGGTGA